A window of the Scandinavium goeteborgense genome harbors these coding sequences:
- a CDS encoding YtcA family lipoprotein, giving the protein MRIKLHALLGLPVIFSLSGCSLAPSLPFLGAAFPDWLYCLAGGAVLTGLIFWLCGNKLSERYKLNLAGWLLITATLSMIIWLFIFS; this is encoded by the coding sequence ATGAGAATAAAACTGCATGCCCTACTGGGGTTACCCGTCATATTTTCCCTTTCGGGGTGCTCGCTTGCGCCTTCCTTGCCCTTTCTGGGCGCGGCCTTCCCTGACTGGCTGTACTGCCTCGCGGGCGGGGCGGTACTTACCGGGCTTATATTTTGGCTGTGCGGCAATAAATTAAGCGAACGCTATAAATTAAATCTCGCGGGCTGGTTATTAATTACCGCAACCCTCTCAATGATTATCTGGTTATTTATTTTCAGCTAA
- the mdtN gene encoding multidrug transporter subunit MdtN gives MFKNKQKTTLIALTVAALGVLSLVIWRLDARPRTDDAYAYADTITVSPEVNGRIIEQPVRDNQLVQKGDLLFRIDPATYEAALKQAQAKLAGLDRQIELTQRSVNAQKFSAGSAKAAIASAQADAKKAADTLHRLAPLLSQGFASAEEVDQARAANASAQSRLQSLQLQAKQAAAAVSGVDALVAQRAEIEAQIDIAKLNLAHTDVRAPFTGRVASLKTSLGEFVSAGKPVFTLIDTTHWYVIANFRETELKDIQEGTPARVWLMSDTGKTFAGQVDSISYGVLPDDGGSVMSGLPVVKRNINWVHVSQRFPVKIRVENPDSHLFRVGASAVATLQPR, from the coding sequence ATGTTTAAAAACAAGCAAAAAACAACGTTAATTGCGCTGACGGTGGCGGCACTTGGCGTGCTTTCTCTGGTTATTTGGCGCCTGGATGCCCGTCCTCGTACCGATGATGCTTATGCTTATGCGGATACCATCACGGTGTCGCCAGAAGTAAATGGCAGGATAATCGAGCAGCCGGTACGTGATAATCAGCTGGTGCAGAAAGGTGACCTGCTTTTCCGTATTGATCCCGCGACTTACGAGGCCGCGCTGAAACAGGCCCAGGCGAAACTCGCCGGTCTGGACAGACAAATTGAGCTGACCCAGCGTTCGGTCAATGCGCAGAAATTCAGTGCCGGTTCAGCAAAAGCGGCCATTGCCAGCGCGCAGGCTGATGCCAAAAAAGCCGCCGACACTTTACATCGTCTTGCGCCCCTGCTTTCACAAGGGTTCGCTTCCGCCGAAGAAGTCGACCAGGCGCGTGCGGCTAACGCCAGTGCGCAATCACGTCTGCAAAGCCTACAGTTACAGGCGAAACAGGCCGCCGCCGCGGTCAGCGGCGTTGATGCGCTGGTGGCACAGCGGGCAGAGATTGAAGCGCAGATTGATATCGCGAAGTTAAACCTGGCGCACACCGACGTTCGGGCTCCCTTCACCGGCCGCGTGGCATCGCTGAAAACCAGCCTCGGCGAATTTGTGTCGGCAGGGAAACCGGTATTTACCCTGATCGACACCACGCACTGGTACGTGATTGCTAACTTCCGCGAAACCGAACTTAAAGATATTCAGGAAGGCACCCCGGCGCGCGTCTGGCTGATGAGCGACACCGGCAAAACGTTTGCCGGGCAGGTGGACTCCATCAGCTATGGCGTGCTGCCCGATGACGGCGGCAGCGTGATGTCAGGTTTGCCTGTCGTCAAAAGGAACATCAACTGGGTTCACGTTTCCCAGCGCTTCCCGGTGAAAATTAGGGTCGAAAATCCAGACTCACACCTGTTCCGCGTCGGCGCCTCTGCGGTGGCAACGCTGCAACCTCGTTGA
- a CDS encoding FUSC family protein, with product MTAHALPAQSGWLQPLIRLLRPYPGRGNLMMRCLITCTLVMIISLTLQVPFLALSLIAVFYVTQKNIVLSKLTGTLFVLGTTLAVGLSILTLKLTWEYPLLRLMMASGLFFACVYLMRATRYGVIFFLSGLVIFYTQTFADMTDNADSVVRMILWLWVAINYAILLTLIVNLLFLPLEPVAQLKGALQSQLSEIIARTERLIRQEPILEPLSAADIQEKTLTLQHMLAFAIMRDKRYRQDEAWHLARISTVSDLYLMVQQLPTHPDTDDLALAQKLLDRCHAFAASIAEDEPFSVDETDVFQGAKPGILARMMESLAAFSHYQRPPADSSAQSKATARMNGLLMNQTWYTFAFKTLLSTFVCYLIYIAADWQGIHTIMLSCIIVAQSSLGSTAQRGLLRVIGAVLGSLAALLMVILVMPHIESVVGLLAMSLPVIGLGAWIYAGSEKISYAGIQMMFTFALALLESFGPTFELVEIRDRVIGILLGVLIATFVHRYLWPEREGKLFWNSVSSLINALAQRVKTHQAGTGSEIALRRSLAGCQGIAGRVAMEPGWSADNGQSESEILAAQQVLSHLSEIIYQFEHLNAGQGENDFASERQQAAAMLKQCAALAEAGGETTSAAPVTYVKEGRLQTLFYEIEQLNLSLRTRQTATDRVSL from the coding sequence ATGACCGCACACGCACTTCCTGCCCAGAGCGGCTGGCTGCAACCGTTAATCCGCTTGCTGCGCCCGTATCCTGGGCGTGGCAACCTGATGATGCGCTGTCTGATTACCTGCACGCTGGTGATGATCATTTCACTGACCCTGCAAGTGCCCTTTTTAGCGCTGTCCCTGATTGCCGTTTTCTACGTCACACAAAAGAACATCGTGCTGTCCAAACTGACCGGCACACTGTTCGTGCTCGGCACCACGCTGGCGGTGGGGCTGTCCATTCTGACGCTGAAACTGACCTGGGAATATCCGCTGCTGCGCCTGATGATGGCGAGTGGGCTGTTTTTTGCCTGCGTCTATCTGATGCGCGCTACCCGATATGGCGTGATTTTTTTCCTCAGTGGGCTAGTCATCTTTTATACCCAAACCTTCGCCGACATGACCGACAACGCCGACAGCGTGGTGAGGATGATCCTCTGGCTGTGGGTGGCAATTAACTACGCCATTCTCCTGACGCTTATCGTCAATCTGCTGTTTCTTCCGCTGGAGCCGGTCGCGCAGCTGAAGGGTGCGCTTCAGTCGCAACTGTCGGAAATTATTGCCCGAACCGAACGGCTTATCCGCCAGGAACCCATTCTGGAGCCGCTGTCTGCGGCGGATATTCAGGAAAAGACGCTGACGCTCCAGCATATGCTGGCCTTCGCCATCATGCGTGATAAGCGCTATCGGCAGGACGAAGCCTGGCATTTGGCGCGGATCAGCACCGTGTCTGACCTGTACCTGATGGTGCAACAGTTGCCAACGCATCCGGATACGGACGATTTGGCGCTGGCGCAGAAACTGCTCGACCGATGCCATGCGTTTGCTGCATCGATTGCCGAAGACGAGCCGTTTTCCGTGGACGAGACCGACGTTTTCCAGGGCGCGAAACCGGGCATTTTGGCGCGAATGATGGAGTCGCTGGCGGCGTTTTCGCATTACCAGCGTCCGCCCGCGGACTCCTCGGCGCAATCGAAAGCTACCGCCCGCATGAACGGGCTGCTGATGAACCAGACCTGGTACACCTTTGCGTTTAAAACGCTGCTCTCCACCTTCGTCTGCTACCTCATTTACATCGCCGCAGACTGGCAGGGCATCCACACCATTATGCTCAGCTGCATCATCGTGGCGCAGTCGAGCCTGGGTTCAACCGCCCAGCGCGGATTGCTGCGTGTGATTGGCGCGGTGCTTGGCAGCCTGGCGGCGTTGCTGATGGTCATTCTGGTGATGCCGCATATCGAAAGCGTGGTGGGGCTGCTGGCGATGTCGCTGCCGGTGATTGGGCTTGGGGCCTGGATTTACGCCGGATCGGAAAAGATAAGCTACGCCGGGATTCAGATGATGTTTACCTTCGCGCTGGCGCTGCTGGAAAGCTTTGGCCCGACCTTTGAGCTGGTCGAAATTCGCGACAGGGTCATTGGCATCCTCCTTGGCGTGCTGATCGCGACGTTTGTGCATCGTTATTTGTGGCCCGAACGCGAAGGCAAGCTGTTCTGGAACAGCGTCAGCAGCTTAATCAATGCCCTTGCCCAACGCGTGAAAACGCATCAGGCGGGAACCGGGAGTGAAATCGCATTACGCCGCTCGCTGGCAGGCTGTCAGGGCATTGCGGGCCGGGTGGCGATGGAGCCGGGTTGGTCTGCGGATAACGGCCAATCAGAAAGCGAAATTCTGGCGGCTCAGCAGGTGCTCAGCCACCTGAGCGAAATCATTTATCAGTTTGAACATCTCAACGCCGGGCAGGGCGAAAATGACTTCGCTAGCGAACGCCAGCAGGCGGCGGCCATGCTGAAGCAGTGCGCTGCTTTAGCCGAAGCGGGCGGGGAAACAACCTCCGCAGCGCCAGTGACGTACGTGAAAGAAGGGCGATTGCAGACCCTGTTTTACGAAATCGAACAGCTTAATCTCAGCCTGCGTACCCGGCAGACTGCAACCGATAGGGTGTCATTATGA
- a CDS encoding efflux transporter outer membrane subunit, whose protein sequence is MSSLKRVYSLKPLALICCALLAACAPMKDEKTTVQAIQQQEIVLPQDAKLTAQQWPDATWWKHYNDPQLNALIDHALQHSPSIALAHARVAQARADVALIESGTQLKVNAMAEVNEAHISSNGYLGPFSQDHPALGTTGPWYTEGIVGLGATLDIDLWGEHRDRLYAILGVENAHKLEEKAVQLEISADVAQLYYGIQTNYQVTQRLEKLKQSETFVLNSHEARAARGLESHSDAEMAKSMLLTIDQQLSMAKQQRVAFRESLRALSGGGELAEIAARPLPVAQTQLPSSLNYQLLARRPDLQAAHWYVQSSMKQIDAAKAAFYPKFDIKAFFGFDALHMNDLFDHASQQTNIVPGLYLPLFSGGQLEANLDKTRHQRDMLISQYNQAVLTAVKDVVVTGSALQSLQEEQVLQDEKVSSAAAGMNNAQARFQRGLISEAMADEAQRQWLSAQIKQIEMQGQLVSHDILLNKALGGGKV, encoded by the coding sequence ATGAGCAGTCTGAAACGAGTCTATAGCCTCAAACCGCTGGCCCTGATTTGCTGCGCACTGCTGGCGGCCTGCGCGCCGATGAAAGACGAGAAAACGACGGTACAAGCCATCCAGCAGCAGGAAATTGTCCTGCCGCAGGACGCAAAATTGACCGCGCAACAGTGGCCGGACGCGACCTGGTGGAAGCACTACAACGATCCGCAGCTTAATGCGCTGATCGACCACGCTTTGCAGCATTCCCCGTCAATCGCGCTGGCCCACGCTCGCGTGGCTCAGGCCCGTGCGGATGTGGCACTGATTGAATCGGGCACGCAGCTCAAAGTGAATGCGATGGCCGAAGTCAATGAGGCGCATATTTCTTCGAACGGCTATCTTGGTCCATTTTCGCAAGACCACCCGGCGCTGGGCACCACCGGCCCGTGGTACACCGAAGGGATCGTTGGGCTGGGGGCAACGCTCGACATCGATCTGTGGGGCGAGCATCGCGATCGTCTTTATGCCATTCTTGGGGTGGAAAATGCGCACAAGCTCGAGGAAAAAGCCGTTCAGCTGGAGATTTCAGCGGACGTGGCGCAACTGTATTACGGGATTCAGACCAATTACCAGGTTACACAGCGTCTTGAAAAACTTAAACAATCCGAAACTTTCGTGCTGAACTCGCATGAAGCTCGCGCGGCGCGCGGTCTTGAATCTCATTCTGATGCTGAAATGGCAAAATCGATGCTGCTGACTATCGACCAGCAGCTTTCGATGGCCAAACAGCAACGCGTGGCGTTCCGTGAATCGCTGCGCGCATTGAGCGGCGGTGGCGAGCTGGCGGAGATCGCCGCCAGGCCATTGCCGGTGGCGCAAACGCAGCTGCCGTCGTCGCTTAACTATCAACTGTTGGCCCGTCGCCCGGATTTGCAGGCCGCCCACTGGTATGTGCAATCGTCGATGAAACAAATAGATGCCGCCAAGGCGGCGTTCTATCCGAAGTTCGATATCAAAGCCTTCTTCGGTTTCGACGCCCTGCATATGAACGATTTGTTTGATCACGCCAGTCAGCAAACCAATATTGTGCCAGGCCTGTATCTGCCGCTTTTCTCTGGCGGACAGCTTGAAGCGAACCTCGACAAGACGCGTCACCAGCGGGATATGCTGATTTCGCAATACAACCAGGCGGTGTTGACGGCGGTGAAAGATGTGGTGGTGACGGGGTCTGCCCTTCAGTCACTTCAGGAAGAGCAGGTATTGCAGGATGAGAAAGTCAGCTCTGCCGCGGCAGGCATGAACAATGCACAAGCCCGATTCCAGCGAGGGCTGATCAGTGAAGCCATGGCCGATGAAGCACAGCGTCAGTGGCTAAGCGCGCAGATCAAACAGATTGAAATGCAGGGGCAGCTCGTCAGTCACGATATCCTGCTGAATAAAGCGCTCGGGGGCGGGAAGGTGTAG
- a CDS encoding bifunctional diguanylate cyclase/phosphodiesterase translates to MKIRKYSNIEKLAYAVFLFSTIIVVNLSIGFISYVGLEKNLQIISADISDILNKNIEDNKSLANALGYEIPLPENQINHQLGVDINKEIQSSKDSAYHRKIHFSPKEINKEDSKVAVIIMTLWNNLSTESKSKYWTYYTNKERKHYFLLNNSEFMHYKDDSPNLKISDFIERLSSKLNTAKGFLASDNFYSNVYVDAMTGLPTITVGAPVIINNVNIESAKIMGVIVTDYTLDDLDSIFKNAFMEKGLDISLYSLSIKSKKQDEVPLQINKVDRVITLPEIKVGVTDGFYICGHVGVADVVKNSIWHFVISNIIMLIFTFAFRNAYIRTNRALHRLSYDSLTNALSREGGDIVLGTLSASDDIMMVVADLDNFKNINDSYGHHVGDLALKYFVDTLHANLRATDKIIRMGGDEFLLLLAKCDHSVAENTLLSVGAQLQHFSYDEVSIPLSCSYGLHKFTGDFSDDYQNADLKLYEMKRNPGRNSALPAGSSLSEMSSQTHEDTAASNLLTLDELRKHPEYYAGRSLLAMLHLSNYSSLKSLLGVEYSRAHMAYFISRIKKTLPDNILLCRERSDTLIVIFPPSHLPDQLNVGQQQLSEIFTLHEGAQMGNHELRIVGSASMVEEELIPERFNEILLNAGIALHHLREKENGTVTLFTSEMHEEGLHQILLHEQLRLALDGDEFHLVMQPIINLEKGNTCREGECLVRWNSPVLGFVPPDKFISLAEETGLMIPLGEWIVENACKQLAAFISRGAPEDFKLHINISPLQLQQQNFAQSLLESMKSHELLGKNICLEITEGMLLESNDHILAQLTRLRDTGVTISLDDFGSGYSSLSYLHTLPFDQLKIDRQFVNNLLTDSRSESVVDSVLTLSRNFNVPLVAEGIEDNETGEKLRTMGCQLAQGYFYGRPQPFDSWTFNGDRLV, encoded by the coding sequence ATGAAAATCAGAAAATATTCTAACATTGAAAAGCTTGCATATGCCGTATTTTTATTTTCGACTATTATAGTCGTAAATCTCTCAATTGGTTTTATTTCTTATGTTGGATTAGAGAAAAACCTACAAATAATTTCAGCTGACATTTCTGACATTCTCAATAAAAACATTGAAGACAACAAAAGCCTGGCAAATGCGCTGGGTTATGAAATACCGCTTCCTGAAAATCAGATTAATCATCAACTTGGCGTTGATATCAATAAAGAGATTCAGAGTTCTAAAGATTCAGCGTACCATAGAAAAATTCACTTCTCACCGAAGGAAATCAATAAAGAAGATTCTAAAGTGGCCGTTATTATTATGACGCTGTGGAATAATTTAAGCACTGAAAGTAAATCAAAATACTGGACTTATTATACTAACAAAGAACGTAAGCACTATTTCCTGCTGAACAATAGTGAGTTCATGCACTATAAAGATGACTCTCCCAATCTGAAAATAAGTGATTTCATCGAAAGGCTTTCGAGTAAATTAAATACGGCTAAAGGTTTTCTTGCTTCGGATAATTTTTACAGTAATGTTTATGTCGATGCCATGACGGGCCTGCCAACAATCACGGTTGGCGCACCCGTGATAATAAACAATGTAAATATCGAAAGTGCAAAAATCATGGGTGTGATTGTGACAGACTATACACTCGATGATCTTGATTCAATTTTCAAAAATGCGTTCATGGAAAAAGGGTTAGACATCTCGTTATACAGTCTTTCAATAAAGAGTAAGAAACAGGATGAAGTTCCATTACAGATTAATAAAGTCGATAGAGTCATCACGCTTCCTGAGATAAAAGTAGGTGTTACCGATGGGTTTTACATCTGTGGGCATGTGGGCGTGGCAGATGTTGTAAAAAATTCAATATGGCATTTCGTTATATCAAATATCATTATGCTCATTTTTACGTTTGCATTCAGAAATGCGTATATAAGAACCAATAGAGCATTGCATCGATTAAGCTATGATTCTTTGACCAACGCACTTTCGCGTGAGGGTGGCGATATTGTCCTGGGTACGCTCAGCGCCTCTGATGACATTATGATGGTTGTCGCAGACCTTGATAACTTTAAAAATATCAATGACTCATATGGTCATCATGTGGGCGATCTTGCATTAAAATATTTTGTCGACACGCTGCATGCTAATCTGAGGGCAACAGATAAAATCATTCGTATGGGCGGCGATGAATTTTTATTGTTGCTTGCTAAATGCGATCATTCTGTCGCAGAAAATACTTTGCTAAGTGTGGGGGCACAGCTTCAGCACTTTAGTTATGATGAAGTCTCAATCCCATTGTCGTGCTCCTATGGCCTTCATAAATTTACAGGTGACTTTTCCGACGATTATCAAAATGCAGATTTAAAACTGTATGAGATGAAAAGAAACCCGGGCCGAAATTCTGCCTTGCCTGCCGGTTCGTCTCTTTCTGAAATGTCATCTCAGACGCACGAAGACACCGCTGCAAGCAATTTGCTGACGCTTGATGAACTACGAAAACATCCTGAGTATTATGCGGGACGAAGTCTCCTGGCAATGTTACACCTCAGTAACTATTCTTCCCTGAAAAGTCTGCTCGGCGTTGAATACAGCCGCGCACACATGGCCTATTTTATTTCACGGATTAAAAAAACACTGCCAGATAATATTCTGCTTTGCCGTGAGCGAAGCGACACGCTCATCGTAATTTTCCCGCCTTCTCATCTTCCAGACCAACTCAATGTTGGGCAACAGCAGTTGAGTGAAATCTTTACCCTTCATGAAGGAGCCCAAATGGGGAACCATGAATTGCGCATTGTCGGTAGCGCCAGCATGGTTGAGGAAGAACTGATCCCGGAACGCTTTAACGAAATTCTGTTAAATGCAGGTATTGCACTTCATCATCTTCGTGAAAAGGAAAATGGAACAGTGACACTGTTTACATCCGAGATGCATGAAGAAGGGCTGCACCAGATATTGCTTCATGAACAATTACGTCTTGCGCTGGACGGTGATGAGTTTCATCTGGTGATGCAACCTATTATCAACCTGGAGAAGGGAAATACCTGTCGGGAAGGGGAATGCCTGGTGCGCTGGAACAGCCCGGTTCTGGGCTTCGTTCCCCCGGATAAATTTATCTCACTGGCAGAAGAAACAGGCCTGATGATCCCTTTAGGCGAGTGGATTGTTGAAAATGCCTGCAAGCAACTGGCAGCGTTCATCTCTCGCGGTGCGCCAGAGGATTTTAAGCTTCATATCAATATTTCACCTCTTCAGCTGCAACAGCAAAATTTTGCACAGAGTCTTCTTGAGAGTATGAAATCCCACGAATTGCTGGGTAAAAATATCTGCCTGGAAATCACGGAGGGGATGCTTCTTGAAAGTAATGACCACATTCTGGCTCAACTTACCCGACTTCGGGATACCGGGGTGACGATTTCACTGGATGATTTTGGTTCCGGGTACTCCAGCCTTTCGTATCTCCATACCTTACCTTTTGATCAGCTGAAAATTGACCGTCAGTTTGTCAACAATCTACTGACTGATAGTCGCAGTGAATCCGTCGTTGACTCCGTACTGACACTTTCCCGTAATTTCAATGTTCCGCTGGTCGCAGAGGGCATAGAGGACAACGAAACGGGAGAAAAATTACGTACGATGGGCTGCCAGTTGGCTCAAGGATATTTTTACGGACGGCCTCAGCCTTTCGATAGCTGGACGTTTAACGGAGATCGGTTGGTCTGA
- the potE gene encoding putrescine-ornithine antiporter, with translation MATESKKMGVVGLTILVAVNMMGSGIIMLPASLAQTGAISILSWLVTAIGSMCIAYAFAKCGRFCKREGGMSAYSEEAHGKSSFFIASYSYYICLVISCVAIAVSAAGYLAPFFPWVKAQPINTFLTVVAILIVTMVANFKGPKITERISALTVWGIIIPVVGLSVIGWFWFDPKIFMDAWNPQHLSNGGAVSSGIALTLWAFLGIESAGANSGAVENPEKNVPLACLFGTAFAAIVYIASTSVIQGIVPNADLMNSDAPFGLVFSMMFNPVVGQVITVLAVIACIGSLLGWQFTNAQVSKAAADSELFPAVFAKVTKDDAPVMGMLIMLALELALACMTISPDLLKQFNALLNLAVFINMIPYVLAMTGLQVMLRKNKVSNTEYRFSSLVSTVGVIYSIYGVYACGSDAVFGGSIIVLFGYIFYGFLAGRDTQRMITKSN, from the coding sequence ATGGCTACTGAATCAAAAAAAATGGGCGTGGTGGGTCTAACCATTCTCGTTGCCGTTAACATGATGGGTTCCGGTATTATAATGTTACCGGCAAGCCTTGCGCAGACTGGAGCCATCTCCATTCTGTCCTGGCTTGTAACCGCGATTGGCTCTATGTGTATTGCCTACGCATTTGCCAAATGCGGGCGCTTTTGTAAACGTGAAGGCGGCATGTCTGCTTATTCAGAAGAAGCGCATGGAAAGTCATCCTTCTTTATCGCTTCTTACAGCTACTACATCTGCCTGGTGATCAGCTGCGTCGCCATCGCGGTATCTGCCGCAGGCTATCTGGCTCCGTTCTTCCCGTGGGTAAAAGCTCAGCCAATTAACACATTCTTAACCGTGGTCGCTATTCTGATCGTCACCATGGTGGCGAACTTTAAAGGGCCGAAGATCACCGAGCGCATTTCTGCGCTGACGGTATGGGGTATCATTATCCCGGTTGTGGGCTTATCCGTTATTGGCTGGTTCTGGTTCGATCCTAAAATCTTTATGGATGCGTGGAACCCACAACATCTGTCCAATGGCGGCGCTGTTTCTTCCGGTATTGCGCTGACCCTGTGGGCGTTCCTGGGAATAGAATCTGCGGGTGCTAACTCTGGTGCGGTAGAAAACCCAGAGAAGAATGTGCCACTGGCATGCTTGTTCGGTACCGCGTTTGCCGCCATTGTTTATATCGCGTCAACGTCTGTTATTCAGGGTATTGTCCCTAACGCGGACCTGATGAACTCCGATGCGCCATTCGGCCTCGTGTTCTCAATGATGTTCAACCCGGTTGTCGGCCAGGTTATTACCGTGCTTGCCGTTATCGCCTGTATCGGATCTCTGCTGGGCTGGCAGTTCACCAACGCACAGGTTTCTAAAGCGGCTGCGGATAGCGAACTGTTCCCGGCGGTGTTTGCGAAAGTCACTAAGGATGATGCGCCGGTCATGGGCATGTTGATCATGCTGGCACTCGAACTTGCCCTTGCCTGTATGACCATCTCTCCGGACTTGCTCAAACAGTTTAACGCGCTGTTAAACCTGGCGGTGTTCATTAATATGATCCCGTATGTTCTGGCAATGACTGGCCTGCAGGTCATGCTGCGTAAGAACAAAGTGTCTAATACAGAGTATCGTTTCTCTTCCCTGGTGAGTACCGTGGGTGTGATTTACAGTATTTATGGTGTTTACGCTTGCGGTAGCGATGCGGTGTTTGGCGGGTCTATCATCGTCCTGTTCGGCTATATCTTCTACGGCTTCCTGGCCGGTCGTGACACTCAGCGCATGATTACCAAATCTAACTGA